In the genome of Pangasianodon hypophthalmus isolate fPanHyp1 chromosome 23, fPanHyp1.pri, whole genome shotgun sequence, one region contains:
- the LOC128317241 gene encoding C-type lectin domain family 10 member A-like, with translation MEQRLFIFLFFTGLVPLVLSVPHIYYLIQQGKTWSDAQAYCRATHTDLAIVKSNEDMVRLQNEAQRQQFSSSAWVGLYNDINSWRWSLGNEPLGSMRLWIAGQPNNVDGHQECAAIGPWGWNDITCTDALPFVCFDGKEQNMFNILSVGKVVL, from the exons ATGGAGCAGCGTCTgttcatatttctgtttttcacag GATTGGTCCCTCTTGTCCTGTCTGTGCCTCATATATACTACCTGATCCAGCAGGGGAAAACATGGAGTGATGCTCAGGCTTACTGCCGagccacacacactgacctggctATCGTGAAAAGTAATGAGGACATGGTCCGACTTCAgaatgaagcacagagacaacaGTTCAGTTCCAGTGCTTGGGTTGGACTGTACAATGACATCAACAGCTGGCGCTGGTCCCTTGGAAATGAGCCACTGGGAAGTATGAGACTGTGGATTGCAGGACAGCCTAACAATGTGGATGGACATCAGGAGTGTGCTGCAATAGGCCCATGGGGTTGGAACGATATAACATGTACAGATGCATTACCCTTTGTGTGCTTTGATGGTAAAGAACAGaatatgtttaacattttgTCAGTAGGGAAGGTTGTCCTATGA